From Anticarsia gemmatalis isolate Benzon Research Colony breed Stoneville strain chromosome 3, ilAntGemm2 primary, whole genome shotgun sequence, one genomic window encodes:
- the LOC142987167 gene encoding enhancer of mRNA-decapping protein 4-like, with translation MEFPSNRPLKTERRSHSLCSLLSEEQIDLKMYKKPVLHRTYSDSSVEFCVHSDTEECKHVDSGICDKITDSDMLGVLEQKIDRLSDMFLEQCRLLNTMKDEIRSSKVMITKTEHAHNAILVDKLKKAISQRVEGLSVAESSEDEGEVINSRAKSLLSAIESRREVSLDAEIKDSLINFLQSEELKDQMVRATAESVRGMIGGCFSRDMSTLYLPILERSHRRLIGHIHRVIGQAFVELEDKSSSLFKSVYKTSGALRRALERHQCLLEAAADPGKNVASTLQCTVEELLQNELKDWRQKVLDMFSTQFHSDELSEPESVPPIDYVPVCTPQPADPDVSVIDQLMKTALINKQIQAGDINGAFERALTAGDLSLVMSACRAADPGLVFSPPCDLKQHVLLSLIQQLATDMVHETQLKCRYLEEAMINLDTADPDTRAHLPLVVGEVRKHLSKFLTAYPNHVAHRRITLIVMAANNLLK, from the exons ATGGAATTCCCATCAAACCGTCCTTTGAAGACCGAAAGACGTTCTCATTCTCTTTGCTCGTTGCTAAGTGAAGAGCAGATCGATTTAAAGATGTACAAGAAGCCGGTACTTCATCGTACGTATAGTGATTCTTCTGTGGAGTTCTGCGTGCACTCTGATACAGAGGAATGTAAGCATGTTGATAGTGGTATTTGTGATAAAATCACTGATAGTGATATGTTGGGAGTGTTGGAGCAGAAGATTGATCGACTCAGTG ACATGTTCCTAGAACAATGCCGACTGCTGAACACGATGAAGGATGAGATCCGTAGTTCTAAAGTGATGATTACGAAGACAGAACACGCTCACAACGCTATACTGGTCGATAAGTTGAAGAAGGCTATCTCACAAAG AGTCGAAGGCTTGAGTGTGGCAGAGTCCAGCGAGGACGAAGGCGAGGTGATAAACAGCCGCGCCAAGAGTTTGCTCAGCGCTATTGAGTCACGCAGGGAGGTCTCTCTCGATGCTGAGATCAAAGACAGTCTCATTAATTTCCTGCAGAGTGAG GAGCTAAAAGACCAGATGGTGCGTGCCACAGCGGAGTCAGTCCGCGGCATGATCGGGGGCTGCTTCAGTCGTGACATGTCCACTCTGTACCTGCCGATCTTGGAGCGATCGCATAGACGTCTCATTGGACATATACACAGGGTCATTGGGCAGGCGTTTGTTGAAT TGGAAGATAAATCATCGTCCCTGTTCAAATCCGTGTACAAGACATCGGGTGCTCTCCGCCGCGCCCTGGAACGTCACCAGTGCCTGCTGGAGGCTGCAGCCGACCCTGGGAAGAACGTCGCTTCTACATTGCAATGTACTGTTGAAGA GTTACTGCAAAACGAGTTAAAAGACTGGCGTCAGAAAGTGCTGGACATGTTCTCGACTCAGTTCCATTCAGACGAGTTGTCTGAACCAGAGAGTGTACCACCGATAGACTACGTGCCGGTCTGCACGCCACAGCCAGCCGACCCTGATGTCTCCGTCATTGATCAGCTG ATGAAAACAGCCCTAATCAACAAGCAGATCCAAGCGGGTGACATCAATGGTGCGTTCGAGCGCGCGCTGACAGCCGGGGACTTATCCCTGGTGATGTCTGCGTGCAGGGCTGCAGACCCTGGGCTGGTGTTCTCCCCTCCCTGTGACCTCAAGCAGCATGTACTGTTGTCGCTGATACAGCAGCTCGCCACTGACATGGTGCATGAGACTCAGTTGAAATGCAG ATATTTGGAAGAGGCCATGATCAACTTGGATACAGCCGACCCGGACACTCGCGCGCATCTGCCGCTGGTCGTCGGAGAAGTTCGCAAGCATCTGTCCAAGTTCCTTACTGCCTACCCCAACCATGTGGCTCATAGAAGAATAACGTTGATCGTTATGGCTGCTAATAACTTGctcaaataa
- the LOC142987168 gene encoding reticulocalbin-2-like isoform X2 — translation MAYKYFFGMLLTHNMLLYCASAAVHGHSVDNLERETDGSFRARDYEHYGDSGHNADFDHEAILGSVKEAEEFDRLSPDESKRRLGQLIPKMDLNGDQLIDRLELKKWILKSFINLSREEAEERLQEADENHDGAVTWPEYLHLFGVDSEDEVAPDDTGDTGMSLQEEKAMWAVADANSDGQLELEEFEVFTNPEEHQEMHQFLINQTLREKDTNRDGVIDFMEYVGDRGVQQDKEWLISERDKFDNDLDVNRDGVIDLAEIHTWIIPNNEEIADEEVDHLFATADDNHDDLLSVDEILEHHDVFVGSEATGYNSDMSDMLGDHFDDEL, via the exons ATggcttacaaatatttttttgggatGCTTTTGACGCACAACATGCTGTTGTATTGTGCGTCGGCGGCGGTGCACGGGCACAGTGTGGACAATTTGGAGCGCGAGACCGATGGGAGCTTCCGCGCGCGAGACTACGAGCACTACGGAGACTCCGGGCACAACGCGGATTTCGACCACGAGGCCATCTTGG GGAGCGTGAAGGAGGCGGAGGAGTTCGACCGCCTCAGCCCCGATGAGTCCAAGCGGCGGCTGGGACAGCTCATCCCGAAGATGGACCTGAATGGAGACCAGCTCATAGACAGACTGGAACTTAAGAAATGGATTTTGAAGTCTTTTAT TAACTTGTCGCGTGAGGAAGCTGAAGAACGCTTGCAAGAAGCTGATGAGAACCATGACGGAGCTGTCACATGGCCGGAGTACTTGCACCTGTTTGGAGTTGACAGTGAAGATGAAGTGGCTCCAGATGATACAGGAGACACTGGCATG TCATTACAAGAAGAGAAAGCAATGTGGGCGGTGGCAGACGCGAACAGTGACGGACAACTGGAACTAGAGGAATTTGAG GTGTTCACAAACCCTGAGGAGCATCAAGAGATGCACCAGTTCCTGATCAACCAGACCCTCAGGGAGAAGGACACCAACAGAGATGGGGTCATTGACTTCATGGAGTATGTTGGAGATAGAG GTGTGCAGCAAGACAAGGAGTGGTTGATCTCGGAGCGGGACAAGTTCGACAACGACCTGGACGTCAACAGGGACGGGGTCATCGACCTCGCTGAAATACATACATGGATCATACCTAATAACGA AGAAATAGCAGATGAAGAAGTGGACCACTTATTCGCGACAGCGGACGACAACCACGACGACCTGCTCTCAGTGGACGAGATCCTGGAGCACCACGACGTGTTCGTCGGCAGCGAGGCCACTGGGTACAACTCAGACATGTCCGACATGCTGGGAGACCACTTCGATGATGAACTATAA
- the LOC142987168 gene encoding reticulocalbin-2-like isoform X1: MAYKYFFGMLLTHNMLLYCASAAVHGHSVDNLERETDGSFRARDYEHYGDSGHNADFDHEAILGSVKEAEEFDRLSPDESKRRLGQLIPKMDLNGDQLIDRLELKKWILKSFINLSREEAEERLQEADENHDGAVTWPEYLHLFGVDSEDEVAPDDTGDTGMKRNPITFNSYRGVSLQEEKAMWAVADANSDGQLELEEFEVFTNPEEHQEMHQFLINQTLREKDTNRDGVIDFMEYVGDRGVQQDKEWLISERDKFDNDLDVNRDGVIDLAEIHTWIIPNNEEIADEEVDHLFATADDNHDDLLSVDEILEHHDVFVGSEATGYNSDMSDMLGDHFDDEL; encoded by the exons ATggcttacaaatatttttttgggatGCTTTTGACGCACAACATGCTGTTGTATTGTGCGTCGGCGGCGGTGCACGGGCACAGTGTGGACAATTTGGAGCGCGAGACCGATGGGAGCTTCCGCGCGCGAGACTACGAGCACTACGGAGACTCCGGGCACAACGCGGATTTCGACCACGAGGCCATCTTGG GGAGCGTGAAGGAGGCGGAGGAGTTCGACCGCCTCAGCCCCGATGAGTCCAAGCGGCGGCTGGGACAGCTCATCCCGAAGATGGACCTGAATGGAGACCAGCTCATAGACAGACTGGAACTTAAGAAATGGATTTTGAAGTCTTTTAT TAACTTGTCGCGTGAGGAAGCTGAAGAACGCTTGCAAGAAGCTGATGAGAACCATGACGGAGCTGTCACATGGCCGGAGTACTTGCACCTGTTTGGAGTTGACAGTGAAGATGAAGTGGCTCCAGATGATACAGGAGACACTGGCATG AAAAGAAATCCTATAACTTTCAATTCATACCGTGGAGTG TCATTACAAGAAGAGAAAGCAATGTGGGCGGTGGCAGACGCGAACAGTGACGGACAACTGGAACTAGAGGAATTTGAG GTGTTCACAAACCCTGAGGAGCATCAAGAGATGCACCAGTTCCTGATCAACCAGACCCTCAGGGAGAAGGACACCAACAGAGATGGGGTCATTGACTTCATGGAGTATGTTGGAGATAGAG GTGTGCAGCAAGACAAGGAGTGGTTGATCTCGGAGCGGGACAAGTTCGACAACGACCTGGACGTCAACAGGGACGGGGTCATCGACCTCGCTGAAATACATACATGGATCATACCTAATAACGA AGAAATAGCAGATGAAGAAGTGGACCACTTATTCGCGACAGCGGACGACAACCACGACGACCTGCTCTCAGTGGACGAGATCCTGGAGCACCACGACGTGTTCGTCGGCAGCGAGGCCACTGGGTACAACTCAGACATGTCCGACATGCTGGGAGACCACTTCGATGATGAACTATAA
- the Rab5 gene encoding RAS oncogene family member Rab5, with amino-acid sequence MATSRSGAAQRPNGAPQTKVCQFKLVLLGESAVGKSSLVLRFVKGQFHEYQESTIGAAFLTQTVCLDDTTVKFEIWDTAGQERYHSLAPMYYRGAQAAIVVYDITNQDTFGRAKNWVKELQRQASPSIVIALAGNKSDLAAKRMVEFEEAQAYADENGLLFMETSAKTAMNVNDIFLAIANKLPKSEGGGGGPAAGARRLGDAEQQRSSSCCK; translated from the exons ATGGCGACAAGCAGGAGCGGTGCTGCGCAGCGGCCGAACGGCGCGCCTCAGACCAAAGTGTGTCAGTTCAAGCTAGTCCTTCTGGGCGAGTCAGCAGTCGGCAAGTCGTCGCTGGTGCTGCGCTTCGTCAAGGGCCAGTTCCACGAGTACCAGGAGAGCACCATCGGCGCCGCGTTCCTCACGCAGACTGTGTGTCTCGATGACACTACCGTTAAGTTTGAGATTTGGGATACTGCGGGACAGGAAAG GTATCACAGCTTAGCGCCGATGTACTACAGGGGAGCGCAGGCGGCGATCGTCGTATATGATATTACTAATCAG GACACATTCGGGCGCGCGAAGAACTGGGTGAAAGAGCTCCAGAGACAAGCGTCGCCGTCCATAGTGATAGCGCTGGCGGGCAACAAGAGCGACCTGGCCGCCAAGCGCATGGTGGAGTTCGAGGAGGCGCAGGCGTACGCGGACGAGAACGGCCTGCTCTTCATGGAGACCAGCGCCAAGACCGCCATGAATGTTAACGATATATTCTTAGCTATCG CGAACAAGTTACCAAAGAGCGAGGGTGGCGGCGGCGGgccggcggcgggcgcgcggcgaCTGGGCGACGCCGAGCAGCAGCGCTCCTCCTCCTGCTGCAAGTGA